The Ziziphus jujuba cultivar Dongzao chromosome 1, ASM3175591v1 genome segment ATTGTTAGTTGTATACTAATACCATAAATTTTGCCTAACCagttaaaagctttttttttttaaaaaaattaaaaaaacagttAAAAGTTAAATGACAAAGCATAAAATATAAcagctaaaaacaaaaataaaatattgttatcGGACTTGGGTCACTTTATTAGGTATTAACTATTTacctttaaattcaaaataaagatgtGGGTCAGGATTTATGAATTGGATCGTCTTGCTTCATCTTCCAAAATGTTAAAACAGCTAAAATTAGGAGAAATTCCTGGGTGTGCGACATGTTTTTGTGCAGTATTTCCTTTTATTGATATTCTTCAATGCGtcaaatcaatttgaaaattccCTATCTATTTTTCTACTTGAGACCTGCAAATTTCTCGGCTTCAACAAGTGATTTCGTGTTACTAGAATGTTAGGCCCAATCAACCTCAATGCCTCTAAAAAGAATGAGGAATAAAGCTTCGGCTTCCAACTCTCAAGCTTGAGTAGAATCAGGGTTCCCTAAATCTGCCTGAGATCAATCACCCGGCCACTTCAGAGGTTACTATTTAATTACCTACTGCTACGACTTTTGAGGTTACTTTTAATCCATTAGCCTTGTGTAATGTGAAGTCATGTGTGAATAGTCTACTGAAAACGATGATGAAATTGGTTTGCTATTTGTTGTCCCTCTCCAATTTGGCTTGGTTTTAAGAGAATGcttaattcatatttaaaaaaaaaacaaaaattaagagaaattgtCATTTGTGAGCATTACCAATAAAATTTATGcttacatattaaatatatcttctgttatattatttgaaattttatgaatattttaatcattttaatattattatgttaagTAATAGTCGATCGTGTttaaattagttttaattttttaaaaattaaaatcttaaatGGGAATTGAAGTCCTTAACATTAATCTGTTAATAATttacacataaatataaatctggtaatgataaataaataagttccttaaattaattttagctagtgttgattttttaaattattttggtgttatgcgttaaaaaaaaaaaaaatttgtcaagaCAATGCCGTGGGTACTTTTTTTCATACGGCTAATGAAAAAACTCATCCTAATCTTAAGCTCAGTAATTTAATCATATGATAATGATTATGGTATGCATGCAAACTTGACAAACTTCACAAAAAGCAATTTTATCACTATTCAAGTAGTTGAGATTAAttggagagagagagtagaAGGGCAAGAAACTAACAAAAAGAGGAAGCAAAGAGTGGCAATTTTCAACATGAAGGAAAATTAAGGGAGCCATATTATGAGGGTCTTTGTCTGGCAATGAAAACTGGGCTTTCTGGTAGGTCTCCATGGATCATGGGAAGTCTTCTGCTAATTTTTCAAACGACTATTTTAGTCAATcatcttctttaattttcttccatataatttaataaatgtggTTGTGTGTGAAAGCGTAAGGTTACATGGAAAAACAGTGGAATCTAACTGCAACAACTAGCACTCCCAAAAGGACCAAAACTTTAAGGAAATGGAGATGGTAAACAAGCATGTAAGATGCATAAGACTTCCACACGATAGAGAAAAATAGCTATAAATGCCGAGTACTGGCTGATTGAGCATGGCGTTGAATTGGTAAATAGTGGGACGAAAAATTGTATGCATGCGCATTAACAAAATTATGAGTGGGTTTGAATTGTTTTTTAGTCTGCTTGATCACCATTTAGTTGGTTAGGTAACTACTGATTGCTAATTAAAATGGAACCCAATTGAGGATTGATGGAGGCATGCACTAAGCTTTTCCTTTAGTTATTGATAAGTTATTACTTTTgaattttaagatatatatatatatatatatataaaggtcctTTGAAATTCTGCGTTagttttaatttctaatttccCTGTGGTTTTTACTTTGGAGGCGGCACAAAAACATATCTATCATTTTATCTtgctttttgcattttttttttttttttttttggggctcaacttgtggttttgttttgttttgtatttttttctccttttgctaaaattacaaaaaacacATGAAAAATTTGAAACAATAGCTTTTCAacaatcttattttttattatttttaaaacaaatatcatCTATGGGTATACTTTTAGCTAAATATGATTAATACCTCATTTGTGAATTAACCTACTCAAGTAATACTAAATCATAaacttaatatcataaaaaattatttcctcGTGATTTTGATGTAATTATTCTCCTTTTAATGGATTTCATACTTGTCCTTTCATAGTTTCAAATTTAAAAGTGATTAGGGTAGAAAATTTTGGTGTCACAACGATGACTTCTTGAAGAATTTTAAACCCAATTAAATAAGACAATTAATTTCACTATATTTAGCAAGCATAAAATGATTGTTACAAGGCACTAATATTCCTGATCCCcttcaaggaaaaaaataataatatttctctgcttaaaatttaaacaaacctTTCTAAAATTTAGAAAGGTTTAGCAATGCAATTTATGACATAAATCTGAAATCATCATTACGCTGtggttcaaatttttatattttactaaaaGTTATGTAGAATGAATCTTTAGATTGAGACCCAAAAgcgaaaaaaatgaaattctttttttgaaaaagaatgtaGATTATACTTGCCACAagaaatacattatatatatatatatatatatatatgtattgtccCTACAAAAACCATGATTTCAACTACGGGCCATGTAATGTCTTTTATGCCTTAGTGTCAACCAAATCTTTAATATTGATATTCAAGTACTGATAAAGAATATCTCACCTCCATGGAAAGCCACTTGGTCATCCACATCTCTAGAGGATGGagcatattttaaattctacaataattaatttttatggcgGTGGAACTAATCGATGGGTTATATGGAATTTGTTCACCTATAAAATAGATTAATTTCTTACAATTAcgcatataaattttttaaaaagttcttaaattaGTAGCATTAAGGTTGAGTAAGTGATAGTTGCGTAATTACAAGTAGGAAAGGTAAACAAAATGATTTATATATGCAGTCAACGCTAGCCgccccccaccaaaaaaaaaaaaaaaaaaaaaaaaaaaaatccaaaagtagagcaaaagaaatgaaatatatatttaactattattattattgttgaaaaatcaaTCGGATAATCAAGAAAggaaagtttataaaaaaagaatgaaattaaTGTGATGTGTCATCTCATTCTAGACTAATAATtcttttacttaattttttaatttaattgattatttggctttatatatattagtttaccGTATATGTATAATATGTATAACCGCAATACATACttttcataataaattataaaaaaaaattataatcaaatcaaatataaaatattatgataatatattacattaaaattttcaatttaatcaaattaattcatattttgaaaaacttttttaaaatccacatttttgatttaattggttggtttttcattttatcaGGTATTGATATCTtcaatgtttatatataataaatttagtggAGGAAATCATAAATCcaaaatcaataaaacaaatttctataTTTTCCTACCCTAGCTaagtgtctttttcttttttcttttttctttttttttttttttaaaaaaaaatcctaacacAATCAATAAGTGCTCAACTCTATAGACGTTATTGAGTTTAACTCTGGAATGATCTAACTTGTCCTTTTTTACAGAGATATTTAGGCTTAATTTGTAGTAATCAATCCGACTAaagtttagaaaataaaaaacttgtAGAGGTACGTAACTTGTAATGaaggaaataataattatataatcacCATATTACATagactaaataataataataatattacattaccataataataataataataataataataataataatatatgttccTTGGAATTTTAAACAATTGAAAATAATGCTGTAGTTAATCTCCTGTATTGTTTTTAGTAAGCTTATGTACGgtggtaaaaaataatatgtcacatgtaaaatatatagtaagcttcaaaaaaaaaaaaaacatataaaatatatagttgCTTATGTACggtggtaaaaaataaaataaaataaaatccattcGATGATATCCATCATCATATAACATCTAATTAAGAACGAATTAATCGTCTTCAACGAAGAAATGAAGAACGAATTAATTCTTAGACATGCACTAAGAAAACGATAAAATTCTACTGCAGATTCTGTAAAATTTGGCACATTTGATCAGTTTATTTAATTGTAGTACCACTCCTTACCGTTTGGTTAACCATGCAAGTTTTTGGCACCTCGGCCGCCATTTAACAAGCATCTATTGAATTGTACTGGAAAGACTAAgacataaatacatttaaaatagCTTTATTTAAACTATATCTTTTGGATTTTCTAAAAGATGCCAAAACATTTGtatcttttttataaaaatataatttaggtTGGCAAGTCGCCAAGTTAATTAAGACGGTAATTTCTAGTTTTCTATATACACGTGTATTTATATAATCATCTAGGCATAATCGTATATAAGTTCAGAATTAGTGATCAGCTCATTAGTATTTCCATCCACCAATTTTTTATTCGCAAatgataatttcaatttttttatttcaagaaTGTTTTGAGAATAATCAGACTTTTGACCAATAGAAAACAatactttaaaaagtgtaatgttTTAAGAATAATCAGACTTTTGACCAATAGAAAACAATTCCTTAGAAAGTGTTTTTAAAGACGTAAATGATCAAGCCAGAAGCGAAATGAATTGGCCATGAGAAAAGCTACAAATGGAAAATAGAGGTTCCAAAACAATTCAGTGTGGatcctaataatttttttttttttttttggagagagATACGTGTACATATGCCTTCTTAAAGCTCACATGTCATTAGAATATTCAAActactttttaaatatttttcttcatacCGTCTAAATATGCATATGCAATTGATacacaaaagaagaaaagcgcAATTtctttaccaaaagaaaaaacaaaaaaaaaaaaaaagaaaagaaaaaaagaaaagaacaaattcTATATGTCAAGGTAAtacttttaaaaagaaaaaaaaaggaaacaaaattctaatattttcatttaatttaattagtttatgttTTAAGCATTTAAAGTTTGATGATATATAGAAACTGGGTATTCCTCACGCTGTCATACACTTACCCGGAACACCCAAATTAagagtaattatttttttctattttaagttTTTGCCAACCAATTTTTGTTTAGGTTTAATTTTATGCATTGATTCATAACCTTAATGAAATTTGCAGATCTCTAATTCTTATCCTTATAGTTGTGTCTctatcctttcttttttttaccccTTTGAAAATACTTATTCTTATAGATATAGTTACTTGCACCGCCAAGTTGCCAAGTCGAAATTTAATGTTTAAAGGATTACAACAcgaaataaaccaaaaaacgGTGTAATTAATTATACAAAAACTAAAGTAGTAATTAATAGGGATTATAATAAcaggaatatatatacatatatatatatattaaaaagaaaaaggcattgATGTCCCTCTGTATTTCCGGTGGGTGGTTGAATGAGGTTTCAATGCCTTTTTTGCTGTTCACAAGCTCCAATCTCTAATAatgctaaaaaacaaaaaaaaaaaaaaaaaaaaaagctccaaTCTCTAATACGGAAAAATTTCAAGTACTCCCAGCGTATGGAGTGCTCAGTACAACTACCTTTCAAATTTTGACACGTGTGTAACTTTTTCCATCCTCTAAACCGCTTGAAAACGGCATAAGACAGCGTTGTTTTTCCCTATTCCTTCCGTTTTAGAGTGTTGTCAATTCCTATTTTTATCACAACCTTGGCTAAACTAAATCCCAATTTTCTTCCTTCCACAAGTACAGACTCCACCAGCTAGTTGGAATTGCACAGcaatagttttatttaaatttttatgaaaccaAATATGGTGAAATATGGTAGAAAAGAAACATAccatctattttaaattttatcttaaaaacatcaaaaacaattaaattttataaaaataaaaatattttgaaaataatagcaAAGGTCTGcagtaaaaaaaacaattatatatatagacttatatttaaattgatgaaaatataatttacaaaGGAATCGAAAttattacttgaaaaacaattaaatatccAATAAATCTAGCAATCTACActaactatttaaaaatttatcaaagcaaaatataaaaatataatattattatattaagatAAATTAGTTGATATCTTTTTGTTAGTCaagcttttgaaaattttcattttattttgctgGGAACACGAATGATTTTTTTGCagaatttatgttttattattatttttttaattttgggaggaggattattttttttcttttataattttataattttaggatGTATAGAGTAACGCTGTGATGAAGAAACTCACAAACCAGTAAATGATCCAGAGATTCTGTTTGGAAAAGATAAAGAGTGAACATCCATAGATAACGACGTTGCCGTTTCAAACGGTTTTCCAAATGGGAAAAAAAGTTATACACGTGTCAAAAATTGAGAGACAGTAGTGCTGAGCACTTCATACGCCCGGAGTACTTGAAATTTTTCCCTCTAATACATGTCACGGATTTCAACGATACATACTATGAAAACTTTGATATTCTGTCTCCtaaatattatatcatttaaaGACTCATAGGCAAGGCAGAGCCATTTCATCACTGGTCAATCTTTCTCCTTTTtatcgctttttttttttttttttaaatccatctTTTCTCTCTCCCTTAGCCAAACCCCCCCATAAATTGGAGTTGATCCTTTGGGCTTTTTGCTCACTCCAAAGTTGGAAAACAGAGCCGGAacaatattttccttttcttgtttttctatctCTTTTCCTCTCCCTCATCCTCATCACCTTCAATTCTTTATCAAAAGCttgttgtatttttttcttaatttttgtgtttGGTACTGATGGCAGATAGTTCTGAAACTAACGGTAACCATGTCGTGAATGTATGCGAAGCCTCCAATAACAATCCTCCTCAGTGTGCTCCCAAACCCAAGAATGAACCAAGTCTGTATACCTCTGTTCCTTTCCTGCAAAAGGTGACTTCTCATTCTCTTCCTGTTTACTATTTTGATCTTTTTTGATTACCCAAAATGGCTAAGATTCCTCTTTGTCTATCAAAATCAATCCCCAGCTGCAAAATATGTCATGGGAATTGATAGGAAGTGAgaaaatttcccttttttttattttttaattttttaatatcctTCTTGGGTTTAAGACTTATGGCAAAAGTTGACATGGAACTGTTTGGGTTTTGATTTGGGTGTTTGGATTGCAGCTGATTGCAGAGGTTGTGGGAACGTACTTCCTGATATTCGCCGGATGTGCATCGGTGGTGGTGAATTTGGACATGGATAAGGTTGTGACTCTACCGGGAATTTCAATTGTCTGGGGACTGGTTGTGATGGTTATGGTCTACTCTCTTGGACATATCTCTGGTGCCCATTTCAACCCTGCTGTCACTATTGCTTTTGCTATTACCAAAAGATTTCCATGGAAACAGGTAAACATTTAGCTTCACCAACCATAACCCCCCTCTTCtccatatttaaataataggtgaaaataatattcaatttgaaaattgaagctCATATCATTTATGTTTTCTTGTAAAATAAGACTTCTCTAAAATATAGAAATGTAGTCCCCACAAGTCATTTCTAAAACATCTGCTGCCATGGGCAATTCAATTTAGCACGCTGACCAAATGtttcagaaagaaaaaaaaaaaaaaaaaaacaaatgccaCTGAATTCCCTTTATATTTTTTCGTTTTGATTTGGTTTGGCAAATTGGTATATTAGTGGTTGTTTTGGTGTTCTAATAGGTACCACCTTATGTAGTGTGTCAAGTACTTGGATCAACGCTAGCAAGTGGTACTCTTAGGCTCATTTTCAATGGCAAACAAAACCATTTTGTTGGAACACTTCCTTCTGGAACAGACCTCCAAGCATTTGTGATTGAATTCATCATCACATTCTACCTCATGTTTGTTGTTTCCGGTGTTGCTACCGATAACCGGGCGGTACGTTTtgcctctttctttttttattatttatttacttatttatttatttttattatttgtactcaaaaatttcctttcaattctcatataatattagatatgtTTGGCTTtacttgttaatattattaattgggtCTTATATTTGGCAACAcatcatataaatattaattgatttgtcTAATATTTTCCATAAGGATTGAATACatgaatattttatgttaaaatatGGTATAAAACAATGACTATATTTTTTGTTGATCTGTATTTGACAGcgatatgaaaataaaatcttcCATTATAATAAtctgtatgtatgtgtgtgtgtgtgtgtgtgtgtgtgtgtatatatatatatatataattttttttttttttttttttggcagattGGGGAGCTTGCTGGTCTCGCTGTCGGCTCTACCGTGCTTCTTAATGTGATATTTGCAGGGTATTGACTTAGACAAACCTtaccataaaatatttttattggttattattttttaacaagatCATTGATCTCGTACCTTATGAAAGTATTCTGTAAGGTCAAACTAAGCAATATAGATAATATTCCTGAAGTctctttgataatatatatatatatatatatatatttatattttatatcctAATAGCTTTGGACTTGCTCTTCTTATGCAGACCAATTACAGGAGCATCCATGAATCCAGCAAGAAGCTTAGGTCCTGCGCTTGTTCATCACCAATATAAGGGACTGTGGATTTACATTATATCACCAATTCTTGGGGCAACCTGTGGAGCTTTGGTTTATAATACCATCAGGTTCACTGACAAACCACTGCGTGAGATCACCAAGAGTGGCTCTTTCCTCAAGGGTGCAGGACGTAGTGGCAACAATactaattgattaaaaaagtgtatgtatatatatatatatatatatagaaaaagaaagaaagagggattTCTACCCCTAGCTTTACTTTCTCGTTTATTTAACTTCTTTTGCAGAAGGAGATTGTGATTAGATAAGCTATGAACTCTTTTTTGTACCCTTTTATTATCCAAAATTTGGACGATATATTAAGGTTATATTATATAGACATATAGTTCACTTATGAGGCAAAAAAGTCGAGGATGAAATTGCGGAGTCTACTCCGTTTCtaaattgttttctttatcTAAAGTTCTCTTTTTTAGCATGGGTGTGAAACTGCAAGCACCTAATAATCTAAATACAGATAAAACTAAAACATAGAATGGGAAACACGTGTGGgcaggaggaagaagaagaagagaaatgtTACAAGAAAAAGATAACACAAACATAACGTGGTTGTACCGCCATATCCAATTGACAAGGTCAGAAGGATAAGCATTAGTAGTTTGAACTTTGAAGATTTGGAATTAATTTCGGAAAAATCACGTATCACGTGAGCCTTCCTGTTGATCAATGCAAAAGGGCGATTTTGGAAGTACATCCCAAAGTAAAAAGTTGGTTGGAGCTTTCACATTAATTCAACTAGGTGGAATGGGGATGATGAAAATGGTCTTCCTTTCATAATTTTGTACCTCCTTCATTGGTTTTGTGGTGTATGCTTAGGTTATTAATGCGTCAAGTATGTTTTATTCTTTTGGAAGTTCTTTTGTCCAGTAATAGAGAGGTGTTGAGAATTGACCATGTACGTCAAAAATAATCTAAGCATATGAATTACACACgagtttgtaattttctttaataCGAACCACTGAAGGAGCTTTGGAGAGGGAAAGAGTTAAAGTGCGGTGGATCACGTGGATattagggaaaaaaacaaaagaaaagcagACCATTTCATGACTGGTCAATTTCATAACTGGTcaatctttctcttttttatcacttttttttttttgttttttttaataaatccatCTTCTCTCTCCCTTGGCCAAAAACCCCCATAAATTGGAGTTGATCCTTTTGGCTTTCTGCTTACTCCAAAGTTGGAAAACAAACCCGGAACaatattttcccttttattgtttttttatctcttttccTCTCCTCATAGTCATCACCTTCAATTCTGTATTAGAAGCTTGTTGTATTTTTTCTTAACTTTTGTGTTTGGTAGCGATGGCGGATAGTTCTGAAACTAACGGTAACCATGTTGTGAATGTATGCGAAGCTGCCAATAACAATCCTCCTCATTGTGCTCCCAAACCCAAGAATGAACCAAGTCTTTATACCTCTGTTCCTTTCGTGCAGAAGGTGATTTCTCATTCTCTTCCTGTTTACTATTTTGATCTTTTTTGATTACCCAAAATGGCTAAGATTCCGCTTTGTCTATCAAAATCAATCCCCAGATGCAAAATATGCTATGGGAATTGATAGGAAGTGAGAAAatttccctttcctttttttttttttttttttttttaattttttaattttgtaatatgAAGACTTATGGCAAAAGTTGACATGGAACTGTTTGGGTTTTGATTTGGGCGTTTGAATTGCAGCTGATTGCAGAGGCTGTGGGAACATACTTCCTGATATTCGCCGGATGTGCATCGGTGGTGGTGAATTTGGACATGGATAAGGTTGTGACTCAACCGGGAATTTCAATTGTTTGGGGACTGG includes the following:
- the LOC107412216 gene encoding aquaporin NIP1-2-like — its product is MADSSETNGNHVVNVCEASNNNPPQCAPKPKNEPSLYTSVPFLQKLIAEVVGTYFLIFAGCASVVVNLDMDKVVTLPGISIVWGLVVMVMVYSLGHISGAHFNPAVTIAFAITKRFPWKQVPPYVVCQVLGSTLASGTLRLIFNGKQNHFVGTLPSGTDLQAFVIEFIITFYLMFVVSGVATDNRAIGELAGLAVGSTVLLNVIFAGPITGASMNPARSLGPALVHHQYKGLWIYIISPILGATCGALVYNTIRFTDKPLREITKSGSFLKGAGRSGNNTN